One window from the genome of Nicotiana sylvestris chromosome 9, ASM39365v2, whole genome shotgun sequence encodes:
- the LOC138878034 gene encoding uncharacterized protein: protein MGVLISVIRHLTLCLQSMVSITRTNWSKKLDDALWAYRTAYKTLIANLRVEQLNELDEFRFHAYSIAFLYKEKMKYLHEKYAHIKEFKLKSKWSGPFEVVLVTPFGALDLKNKNGKILRVNGHRVKHYLDKFDDSHVVEMIHLNVRFIFELTGCEICVGMFDAVLDCVGEIWYSLKLDH from the exons atgggggttctTATTTCTGTaataaggcatttgacactttgcttgcaaagtatggtgtcaatcacaag gactaaCTGGTCAAAGAAActggatgatgctttgtgggcttacaggactgcttacaagactctaattg caaatcttcgggtggagcaactcaatgagcttgatgagttccgaTTTCATGCCTATTCCATAGCGTTCTTGTATAAGGAaaagatgaagtacttacatgaaaAGTATGCCCATATCAAGGAATTCAAA ctcaagtcaaaatggagtggaccttttgaggtggtgcttgtgactccatttggtgctcttgatttgaaaaacaaaaatggtaaaatcttgagagttaatgggcacagagtgAAGCACTATCTTGACAAGTTTGATGATAGCCATGTGGTGGAAATGATCCATCTCAA TGTACGATTTATTTTtgaactaactggttgtgagatatgTGTAGGAATGTTTGATGCAGTTCTGGACTGTGTTGGAGAAATTTGGTACTCTTTGAAGTTGGACCACTGA